One region of Bactrocera neohumeralis isolate Rockhampton chromosome 5, APGP_CSIRO_Bneo_wtdbg2-racon-allhic-juicebox.fasta_v2, whole genome shotgun sequence genomic DNA includes:
- the LOC126759954 gene encoding NAD-dependent protein deacylase Sirt4 → MRFSQILRFHLSSNKWAAKQQYVPKHNPVLEEDIKRLQDFLMSKSNIVVLTGAGISTESGIPDYRSEGVGLYARTNHKPIQHMEFVRFANVRQRYWARNFVGWPSFSATEPNRTHHAVARFEREGRIQSVVTQNVDRLHTKAGSKNVIELHGSGYAVKCLSCEYRIDRHEFQDILNSLNPEFRDAPDMIRPDGDVEIPAEYVANFRIPQCPECSGHLKPEIVFFGDNVPKSRVEQIAKMIYNSDGLLVLGSSLLVFSGYRMVLQTKDLNLPVAIVNIGETRADHLADLKLSAKCGDVLPKLFNFKK, encoded by the exons ATGCGTTTCAGTCAAATATTACGCTTTCATTTATCTAGCAATAAATGGGCCGCGAAACAACAGTATGTGCCTAAACATAATCCGGTGTTGGAGGAGGACATCAAACGCCTACAGGATTTCTTGATGTCGAAGTCCAATATAGTTGTGTTAACTGGCGCTGGAATATCAACAGAGTCTG GCATACCTGACTACCGCTCTGAGGGCGTAGGACTTTACGCACGCACTAATCACAAACCCATACAACACATGGAATTTGTGCGCTTTGCTAACGTACGTCAACGCTATTGGGCACGGAATTTTGTCGGTTGGCCAAGCTTTTCGGCTACAGAGCCCAATCGTACACATCATGCAGTGGCACGTTTCGAACGCGAAGGACGCATACAATCGGTTGTAACGCAGAATGTCGACCGATTGCACACAAAGGCAGGCAGCAAGAATGTAATCGAATTACATGGTAGTGGTTATGCGGTGAAATGTTTATCATGCGAATATCGAATCGATCGGCATGAATTCCAGGATATATTAAACAGCTTAAATCCGGAATTTCGTGATGCACCAGATATGATACGCCCAGATGGTGATGTGGAAATACCTGCCGAGTACGTTGCCAACTTTCGCATACCACAATGTCCGGAGTGCAGCGGACATCTGAAACCCGAGATTGTATTCTTTGGAGATAATGTGCCAAAGTCACGTGTGGAACAGATCGCGAAAATGATTTACAATAGCGATGGGTTGTTAGTGCTCGGTTCCAGTTTGCTTGTGTTTTCAGGTTATCGTATGGTATTGCAAACGAAGGACCTTAACCTGCCAGTTGCAATTGTAAATATTGGCGAGACGCGCGCCGATCATTTGGCCGACTTAAAGCTGTCTGCTAAATGTGGTGATGTGTTACCAaagttgtttaattttaaaaaataa
- the LOC126759949 gene encoding lariat debranching enzyme has translation MKIAVEGCAHGELEKIYETIQSIENEEGFKVDLLLCCGDFQATRNLEDLQTMAVPQKYLDMCTFYKYYSGELVAPILTIFIGGNHEASNYLQELPYGGWVAPNIYYLGYAGVVNVNGVRIAGLSGIYKGHDYLRGRFEYAPYTDATRTSVYHVRQLEVFRLKQLSGETDIFMSHDWPRNIYNYGNKSQLARFKPHFRDEMDRGQLGSRPCEDLLKMLKPKYWFAAHLHCKFAAVVPHDEVDDCSLETDAKNCEERDLKQKGVSENKDENITKFLALDKCLPKRRFLQLLDIETSQFSEGEIRMEYDLEWLTILYLTNHLTNVKASKYYLPGPQNAASTERYNFTPTVDEKEHVRNKFATDLEVPKNFARTVESYNPNEDNNGHVPQPKAQINPQSQQFCDALGIDDPVSLALIIGGHELNYSATLNESTDTEFNDSATSLQTEHSSLNMSGSTGDALSPRQISPFKRKSSMGLNLPKPIAEVEGVENELEVKNSDEIHIDNSSGDETEKVLSLGVETTNEVDEETNVLGAKPPIKKFKRRNQSVYMNEDKEVEE, from the exons atgaaaattgcagtAGAAGGCTGTGCTCATGGCGAGCTGGAAAAGATCTATGAAACCATTCAAAGCATTGAAAATGAAGAGGGCTTTAAAGTTGACTTGTTGCTTTGCTGCGGTGATTTTCAGGCTACCCGCAATCTCGAAGATTTGCAGACGATGGCTGTGCCACAAAAGTATTTGGATATGTGTACCTTTTACAA ATACTACAGCGGTGAGCTAGTGGCGCCTATACTAACGATTTTTATAGGGGGTAATCATGAGGCCTCCAATTATCTACAAGAACTTCCGTACGGTGGTTGGGTAGCGCCTAATATTTACTACCTTGGGTATGCCGGAGTTGTGAATGTTAATGGCGTACGCATAGCAGGCTTATCAGGTATCTACAAAGGTCACGACTATTTACGTGGACGCTTTGAATATGCGCCTTACACGGACGCCACACGCACCAGTGTTTACCATGTGCGACAGCTGGAAGTGTTTCGTTTAAAACAATTATCTGGTGAAACAGATATATTTATGTCACACGATTGGCCGCGTAATATATACAATTATGGCAATAAATCTCAATTGGCACGTTTCAAACCACATTTTCGCGATGAAATGGATAGAGGTCAACTAGGAAGTAGACCTTGTGAGGACCTactaaaaatgttgaaacccaAGTACTGGTTCGCCGCACATTTACATTGTAAATTCGCCGCAGTGGTACCACATGATGAAGTGGATGATTGCAGTTTAGAAACTGATGCTAAAAATTGCGAAGAAAGAGATTTGAAGCAAAAAGGAGTTAGCGAGAACAAGGACgaaaatataactaaatttttagcTTTAGATAAATGTTTGCCCAAACGACGCTTCCTGCAATTACTCGACATTGAAACTTCACAATTTTCTGAAGGCGAAATTCGTATGGAATATGATCTTGAGTGGTTAACAATACTTTACTTGACGAATCATTTGACAAATGTTAAAGCCTCCAAATACTATCTACCGGGTCCACAAAATGCAGCCAGCACTGAGCGTTATAATTTTACACCCACCGTTGATGAAAAGGAACACGTACGCAATAAATTTGCCACTGACCTGGAGGTGCCAAAAAACTTCGCCCGCACTGTTGAATCATACAACCCTAATGAAGATAATAATGGACACGTACCGCAACCGAAAGCCCAAATTAACCCACAGTCTCAGCAGTTTTGCGATGCTTTAGGTATTGACGATCCTGTCAGCCTAGCGTTAATAATTGGCGGACACGAACTGAACTACTCGGCTACACTGAATGAAAGCACAGACACAGAGTTCAATGATTCCGCTACATCCTTGCAAACGGAACACTCCAGCTTGAATATGTCAGGTAGCACAGGCGATGCGTTATCGCCACGGCAGATAAGTCCTTTTAAACGGAAGAGTAGCATGGGTCTGAATTTGCCAAAACCCATAGCTGAAGTGGAAGGTGTGGAAAATGAGCTTGAAGTGAAAAATTCCGATGAAATTCATATTGATAATAGCTCTGGGGATGAAACAGAAAAGGTGCTTTCATTGGGAGTGGAAACAACAAACGAAGTTGATGAGGAGACGAATGTTTTGGGTGCGAAACCaccgataaaaaaatttaaaagacgtAATCAAAGCGTGTACATGAACGAAGATAAAGAGGTAGAGGAGTAA
- the LOC126759951 gene encoding required for meiotic nuclear division protein 1 homolog — protein MNFPRLVFARCAGGTALMQRSTSVLYRQINIGNKYCAVQKSLTQFDPKLKLFDLKFSPPLAHRRKVAQQVSVGASVAQVLKKRTLRKKWDDHGFENLSAEGFFNVSAFTTAEEYDMEALMKGLNEQNLYTVKKYFSTDNLGVEQNVLYATAKYPVGKETRDIIFFREGSVVLWNFNEIETNNLLSFLRPYEKDPYLSPLVRGESEVMPYMYIPSSAVDVEGDLVSASDTEVARAFFNNGKFFLSSDGDNFLQKYTFSNAMATSIKLGMWEAMLDRYIDSIEYLTDDLKRGRRIRMSRAEVLRKTGELFALRHEINLASDLLDTPDFYWDREELEALYLQVCSYFSISRRTKVMNEKINHCVELAELISHNLDEAHHTRLEWMIIILIMVEVGFEIVHYMDRFYNKDEENTALAH, from the coding sequence ATGAACTTTCCACGGCTCGTGTTTGCTAGATGTGCTGGTGGCACAGCTTTAATGCAGAGGTCAACAAGTGTCTTATATCGTCAAATAAACATTGGCAACAAATACTGTGCCGTACAGAAATCTTTGACGCAATTTGATCCAAAGCTGAAACTATTCGATCTAAAGTTCTCACCACCATTGGCGCATCGCCGCAAAGTCGCACAACAAGTCAGTGTTGGTGCATCGGTTgcacaagttttaaaaaaacgcacTTTACGCAAAAAATGGGATGACCACGGTTTTGAAAATCTGTCTGCAGAAGGATTTTTCAATGTATCGGCTTTTACGACTGCCGAAGAATATGATATGGAAGCACTAATGAAGGGCTTAAACGAACAAAATTTGTAcacagttaaaaaatatttttctacagaTAATTTGGGTGTGGAACAAAATGTGCTTTATGCTACAGCGAAATATCCTGTGGGAAAGGAAACGCGTGATATTATTTTCTTCCGTGAAGGTTCAGTAGTATTGTGgaatttcaatgaaatcgaAACAAATAATCTATTATCATTTTTGCGTCCATACGAAAAGGATCCATACTTAAGTCCGTTAGTGCGTGGCGAAAGCGAGGTGATGCCTTACATGTACATTCCATCATCTGCCGTTGATGTTGAAGGTGATTTGGTGTCCGCATCAGATACAGAGGTGGCACgcgctttttttaataatggaaaattttttctttcctcGGACGGTGATAATTTTCTGCAAAAGTACACTTTCTCCAATGCAATGGCAACTTCTATAAAGCTAGGTATGTGGGAGGCCATGCTCGACCGTTACATAGATTCCATTGAATATCTCACAGACGATCTAAAACGGGGGCGACGCATACGAATGTCGCGAGCCGAGGTATTGCGAAAAACAGGTGAGCTATTCGCATTGAGGCACGAGATAAACTTGGCATCCGACTTGCTAGATACCCCAGACTTCTACTGGGACCGCGAAGAGTTGGAGGCCTTATATTTGCAAGTTTGCTCTTACTTCAGTATTTCAAGACGAACAAAGGTGATGAATGAGAAGATAAATCATTGTGTGGAATTGGCAGAACTGATTTCGCACAATTTGGATGAGGCACATCACACTCGGTTAGAATGGATGATTATTATATTGATTATGGTAGAAGTAGGATTTGAAATTGTGCATTACATGGACCGTTTCTATAACAAAGATGAAGAGAATACAGCTTTGGCACATTGA
- the LOC126759955 gene encoding ribosomal protein 63, mitochondrial, translating into MQLTLINFFKKTVPGHIFRGKRRLIKPVSKRAIETLRRDYERQEQNMLWLRHPYLTVEESSGHAKELGKTEAKLAMWNDRRTLTKMKPHITIEERLAHLKVKEAWD; encoded by the exons atgcaattaacgttaattaacttcttcaaaAAAACCGTGCCTGGACACATTTTTCGAGGTAAGCGACGACTTATAAAACCGGTGAGCAAACGCGCAATTGAAACACTACGTCGTGATTACGAAAGGCAGGAGCAAAATATGTTATGGTTGCGACACCCTTACTTAACTGTG GAGGAATCGTCGGGTCATGCCAAAGAATTGGGAAAGACTGAAGCTAAGTTGGCAATGTGGAACGACCGACGCacattaaccaaaatgaaaCCACACATAACCATTGAGGAGAGACTTGCACATTTGAAAGTAAAAGAAGCCTGggattaa
- the LOC126759950 gene encoding vacuolar protein sorting-associated protein 26 → MNFLGFGQSAEIDIVFDGAENRKTAEVKLEDGKIEKMLLYYDGETVSGKVNVTLKKPGSKLEHQGIKIEFIGQIELFYDRGNHHEFKCITKALARPGDLIQNHSYPFDFQNVEKQFEVYAGSNVRLRYFLRATIVRRISDITREVDIAVHTLCSYPELNSPIKMEVGIEDCLHIEFEYNKSKYHLKDTIIGKIYFLLVRIKIKHMEIAIIKRESTGTGPNMFTENETIAKYEIMDGAPVKGESIPIRVFLAGYNLTPTMRDINKKFSVKYFLNLVLMDTEDRRYFKQQEITLWRKADIPRYHNQGQQQHTSMVHAHHPQHASAHLASGPAAPTMASVGSSTVGTGIDSDSSATGAAPESKMGLFTRESPNQEFSQQVDSLPTSPTTPPPVERGIGDGAAATNTSPVMLSTTPPPLPPVSATTATTTASQPEPDDFLAGETQPIPTPAMDAAPDKDGMTNVSLAPTDIDIDVAPTKSETSGVETKKRETATPLIAD, encoded by the exons ATGAACTTTCTCGGATTTGGCCAGTCGGCCGAGATCGATATCGTTTTTGACGGTGCGGAAAACAGGAAAACTGCCGAGGTCAAGTTAGAAGatggaaaaattgaaaaaatgttgctGTACTACGATGGCGAAACGGTGTCGGGCAAG GTGAATGTGACTCTGAAGAAACCTGGGAGCAAATTGGAACACCAAGggattaaaattgaatttattggtCAAATCGAGTTGTTTTACGATCGTGGGAATCACCACGAATTCAAATGTATCACCAAAGCGTTAGCACGTCCCGGTGATCTTATACAAAACCACAGTTATCCCtttgattttcaaaatgttgaaaaacaatttgaagTTTATGCCGGTTCAAATGTACGTTTGCGTTATTTCTTGCGTGCAACTATTGTGCGTCGCATCAGTGATATTACACGTGAAGTGGACATTGCTGTACATACGCTTTGCAGTTATCCCGAATTGAACAGTCCTATTAAAATGGAGGTAGGCATCGAAGATTGCCTACATATTGAGTTCGAATACAATAAGAGTAAATACCATCTGAAAGATACAATAATTGGTAAGATATATTTCTTATTAGTgcgcataaaaattaaacacatgGAAATTGCAATTATTAAACGCGAATCAACTGGCACGGGTCCGAATATGTTCACTGAGAATGAGACAATCGCCAAGTACGAAATCATGGACGGTGCACCGGTGAAGGGTGAGAGCATACCAATACGTGTATTTCTTGCTGGTTACAATTTAACGCCCACTATGCGTGATATAAACAAGAAATTCTCGGTAAAGTACTTCCTAAATTTGGTGTTGATGGACACGGAGGATCGTCGATACTTTAAACAACAGGAGATAACGCTTTGGCGTAAAGCGGACATACCACGCTACCACAACCAAGGACAGCAACAGCATACTAGTATGGTGCACGCACATCATCCGCAGCATGCTTCGGCACATTTAGCTAGTGGTCCTGCTGCACCCACAATGGCAAGTGTTGGCAGTAGTACCGTTGGCACTGGCATAGATAGTGATTCAAGCGCTACAGGTGCAGCGCCCGAGTCCAAAATGGGTTTGTTCACACGCGAGAGTCCCAATCAAGAATTCAGTCAACAAGTAGACTCTTTGCCCACATCACCAACAACACCACCGCCAGTAGAGCGCGGCATTGGTGATGGAGCTGCCGCTACTAACACTTCACCGGTTATGCTTTCCACTACACCACCACCATTACCGCCAGTgtctgcaacaacagcaacaacaacagcgtcaCAGCCTGAGCCGGATGATTTTCTTGCAGGCGAAACCCAACCGATACCAACGCCAGCAATGGATGCGGCACCGGACAAAGACGGTATGACTAATGTGTCGCTGGCACCCACCGATATAGATATCGATGTTGCGCCAACGAAATCTGAAACCAGTGGCGTGGAAACGAAGAAGCGAGAAACTGCCACACCGCTAATTGCGGATTGA